The proteins below come from a single Nitrospiraceae bacterium genomic window:
- a CDS encoding ABC transporter permease, translating into MNNTYNPFSPLICAWQHRTLIARLAKREIDARYRGSMLGVIWAFVVPILMLGVYTFVFSIVFRIRWEVPMEENGAFALILFSGLIIFNLFSECVTRAPGLMLENVSYIKKVVFPLEIMPWVSMLVALFNAAVSLLILLVFYLIVHGLPPITVLLLPAVLFPFVLLIVGLGWFLASMGVFLRDVQPLVGVMTTMMMFLSPIFYPLSAIPETYRGFIQLNPLTPVLNASKSVIFWGQIPERVDWLLYTVVFWVVGWLGFAWFQKTRKGFADVV; encoded by the coding sequence ATGAATAATACGTACAACCCTTTTTCACCATTGATCTGTGCCTGGCAGCACAGAACCTTAATTGCTCGCCTTGCCAAGCGAGAGATCGATGCTCGTTATCGAGGGTCAATGCTTGGGGTAATCTGGGCCTTTGTCGTCCCGATATTGATGCTAGGTGTATATACGTTTGTCTTTTCGATTGTGTTTCGGATTCGATGGGAGGTGCCAATGGAGGAAAACGGCGCCTTTGCTCTGATATTATTTTCAGGGTTGATTATTTTTAATCTGTTTTCCGAATGTGTCACGCGTGCTCCTGGTCTTATGCTCGAAAATGTGTCGTATATCAAAAAGGTGGTGTTTCCTCTGGAGATAATGCCCTGGGTATCGATGCTGGTGGCACTTTTTAATGCTGCCGTCAGTCTTTTGATTCTGTTGGTTTTTTACCTCATAGTCCATGGGCTTCCACCCATAACGGTTTTGCTATTGCCGGCGGTACTTTTTCCGTTTGTTCTTTTGATTGTAGGATTAGGTTGGTTTCTAGCTTCGATGGGGGTATTTCTGCGTGATGTCCAGCCGTTAGTAGGCGTGATGACCACGATGATGATGTTTCTGAGTCCGATATTTTACCCCCTCTCTGCTATTCCTGAAACCTATCGAGGATTCATTCAGCTCAATCCGTTGACACCTGTCCTGAATGCGTCGAAATCGGTCATATTTTGGGGACAAATCCCGGAAAGGGTAGACTGGCTTCTGTATACGGTTGTTTTTTGGGTCGTCGGTTGGTTGGGCTTTGCATGGTTCCAAAAAACCCGAAAAGGATTTGCTGATGTCGTCTGA
- a CDS encoding IS256 family transposase, producing MKKQSTTQTGESSPTWETLEVWIRGHVQQFQHVLEEEVTELLGRQKSVRRIGLDGSSGYRNGYGQPRRLTLGCGTSMVRRPRVRECEERLISRVLPFFKRKSTAVDHLLPELYLHGLVQGDCDLALGGLFGADAPLSSSTIARLKTHWQAEFVNWQSRSLEDLEVVYLWVDGLYVKAGLEKDKAALLVVLAALSNGPKVILAVVPGHRESTASWSAVLRDLKARGLRTPRLVIGDGHLGIWAGLRNGYPDVEEQRCWNHKSLNVLDKLPKRAQPEAKVLLWQIPYAPTCREAERRKEQFVRWCEPQGHREAATGLERDWARLTTFYQFPQPHGQHLRTTNPVESPVAAVRLRTDAAKRYKTVANATAVIWKLLMVAEQSFRRVKHPELMAEVYRGVEFVDGKQSKTEVAA from the coding sequence ATGAAGAAGCAGAGCACAACGCAGACTGGTGAATCAAGCCCAACCTGGGAGACCTTAGAGGTCTGGATTCGGGGTCATGTCCAACAATTTCAACACGTCTTGGAAGAGGAAGTGACGGAGTTGCTTGGCCGACAGAAATCTGTCCGGCGTATCGGCCTCGATGGGTCCTCTGGGTACCGGAATGGGTATGGCCAACCACGGCGGTTAACCTTGGGCTGCGGCACGAGCATGGTGCGGCGTCCACGGGTCCGCGAGTGCGAGGAACGCTTGATCAGTCGTGTACTCCCCTTCTTCAAGCGAAAAAGCACTGCTGTAGATCATCTCTTGCCCGAGTTATATCTGCACGGGCTGGTTCAGGGTGACTGTGATCTGGCTCTTGGTGGATTGTTCGGCGCAGACGCGCCGCTCTCGAGTTCCACCATCGCCCGACTCAAGACACACTGGCAGGCAGAATTCGTGAACTGGCAAAGCCGGTCGCTGGAGGACCTGGAGGTCGTCTATCTCTGGGTAGACGGCCTCTATGTGAAAGCGGGGTTAGAGAAAGACAAGGCAGCCCTCCTCGTGGTGTTGGCGGCGTTGAGCAATGGGCCAAAAGTCATCCTTGCTGTCGTGCCAGGCCACCGAGAATCCACCGCCAGCTGGAGTGCCGTGTTACGGGATCTGAAAGCTCGTGGGTTACGTACCCCCCGATTGGTAATTGGCGATGGCCATCTGGGGATTTGGGCGGGCCTGCGCAATGGCTATCCGGATGTCGAGGAACAGCGCTGTTGGAATCACAAGAGCCTGAATGTGCTCGACAAACTTCCCAAGCGCGCACAACCGGAAGCCAAGGTTCTCCTCTGGCAGATTCCCTATGCGCCAACGTGCCGAGAGGCAGAACGGCGAAAAGAGCAGTTTGTGCGGTGGTGTGAACCACAGGGGCACAGGGAAGCCGCCACCGGTCTGGAGCGGGATTGGGCCCGGCTTACGACCTTTTATCAATTTCCACAGCCGCATGGGCAACATCTGCGCACGACGAATCCAGTGGAGTCGCCGGTTGCCGCCGTCCGCTTACGCACGGATGCGGCCAAACGGTACAAGACAGTGGCCAATGCCACCGCCGTGATTTGGAAACTGCTCATGGTCGCGGAACAGAGCTTTCGTCGAGTGAAACATCCGGAGTTGATGGCCGAAGTCTATCGCGGAGTGGAATTTGTGGATGGAAAACAATCGAAAACTGAGGTGGCCGCCTAA
- a CDS encoding outer membrane beta-barrel protein, which produces MMIDFVWSQLGTVSLSSPSAMLKRKWLLPLLLVLLFGSEFFLPVRGQAQSFSDTGLFYFTGSHQPRRSLFFREFLEGPGIGNGLKAGPVRLHPFLGVAEVYTDNVFRRNTNRKSDTLTTIAPGLQAIMPFGGGKHSVLLDYRAGIFRYNKFTQNNALAQDALGHVSLNYPGGVAIDLEGGHIEGFDPRGSEVDTQQTDITKWNINHALSQVEFSGQTFGIRLRSSFQDLNYTNNGQAAPRDRTRVDGNLSLFIAVTPTTRGLLGVRIVNYDYNTNKQQNSFGYGVFTGFSLAPTRRLSGEVNVGYQILNFDHAPIDKDSARGQDLIAKNLSLGAKQQTSLYMQGRLLWNPTTRLNIYLMPFSSIQQSAVQGTSTFRSTGFYVNARQLFTDRFGIRGNFYYANDNFNTNRTDNRFRFRIGPEYRTQKWLGFRLDYIFEKRSSNVANFDFNSNTIMLSIQGII; this is translated from the coding sequence TTGATGATTGATTTCGTATGGTCACAATTAGGAACGGTGTCTCTCTCCTCCCCGTCAGCGATGCTTAAAAGAAAATGGCTCCTTCCTCTCCTCCTGGTTTTGCTTTTTGGGAGTGAATTTTTTCTGCCGGTGAGGGGCCAGGCTCAATCCTTTTCTGATACAGGATTATTTTATTTTACAGGGTCCCATCAGCCGCGACGTTCACTTTTCTTTCGTGAATTTCTGGAGGGACCCGGTATAGGGAATGGTCTCAAGGCTGGTCCTGTCCGGCTCCATCCATTTTTAGGGGTAGCAGAAGTATATACCGACAATGTGTTTCGGAGAAACACCAATAGGAAAAGCGACACTCTTACGACCATCGCGCCTGGTCTTCAGGCGATCATGCCATTTGGCGGAGGTAAACATTCAGTCCTTCTTGACTATCGCGCGGGTATATTTCGCTACAATAAATTTACTCAAAATAATGCCCTAGCCCAAGACGCTCTCGGACACGTCAGCTTGAATTATCCTGGTGGGGTAGCCATAGACCTTGAAGGTGGACATATAGAAGGGTTTGACCCAAGAGGGTCGGAAGTGGATACGCAACAAACGGATATTACCAAATGGAATATAAATCATGCTTTAAGTCAAGTTGAATTCTCGGGGCAAACGTTTGGTATTCGTCTTCGGTCGTCCTTCCAAGATTTAAATTACACAAACAATGGGCAGGCTGCCCCGCGGGACCGGACGCGTGTTGATGGCAATTTAAGCCTTTTTATCGCTGTAACTCCCACAACCCGCGGCCTTCTTGGCGTTCGAATAGTCAACTATGATTATAATACGAATAAGCAGCAGAATAGTTTCGGTTACGGGGTGTTTACGGGCTTTAGTTTGGCGCCTACCCGCCGGCTATCGGGGGAAGTCAATGTAGGCTACCAGATTTTAAATTTTGACCATGCGCCTATCGATAAAGACTCGGCCCGTGGCCAGGACCTTATCGCAAAGAATTTAAGCTTAGGAGCGAAGCAGCAGACCTCCCTTTACATGCAAGGACGCTTGCTTTGGAATCCTACGACTCGGTTAAACATTTATTTGATGCCCTTTTCGTCAATCCAGCAGTCAGCGGTTCAGGGTACTTCCACGTTTAGATCAACAGGCTTTTATGTTAATGCTAGACAGCTGTTTACTGACCGCTTTGGCATCAGAGGAAACTTTTACTACGCGAACGATAACTTTAATACGAATAGAACAGATAATCGATTTCGCTTTCGGATTGGACCGGAATACCGCACCCAAAAATGGCTGGGTTTCCGTTTAGATTATATATTCGAGAAGAGAAGCTCAAACGTAGCCAACTTTGATTTCAACAGTAATACGATCATGCTTTCGATCCAAGGAATAATCTAG
- a CDS encoding fibronectin type III domain-containing protein, protein MADDHGFSRITSPRIHSFRSAFGLFWTTVLFLCLFSSNAVAGEVTLAWDPPSAEYGGFILAYGTSSGSYTQTQDVGAQAIYTVTSLNPGQTYYFAVKAYDPNRKIESPYSNQVSVTLPIVDARPAPPKDVRVY, encoded by the coding sequence ATGGCAGATGATCACGGTTTCTCTCGAATAACTTCTCCCCGTATCCATTCTTTTCGATCCGCATTTGGTTTATTTTGGACTACTGTTCTCTTTCTCTGTCTTTTTTCCTCCAATGCAGTTGCGGGAGAAGTCACTCTAGCCTGGGATCCTCCTTCTGCGGAATATGGAGGATTTATTTTAGCCTACGGGACCTCAAGCGGCAGTTACACACAGACTCAAGATGTTGGAGCCCAGGCCATTTATACCGTGACAAGCCTGAACCCCGGTCAAACGTATTATTTTGCGGTTAAGGCATACGACCCGAATCGAAAAATCGAAAGCCCTTATTCGAACCAGGTGAGTGTTACGTTGCCTATCGTAGATGCGCGTCCTGCTCCTCCTAAAGATGTACGAGTTTATTGA
- a CDS encoding VCBS repeat-containing protein gives MNYPNVARLGSPSPSQLPIPFSLCVSVSLVVLFFGCFNPLPETFGATIIIVNKDSPGEGFNDPAPFSPVGGNTATTLGEARLKAFEHAANILAQVLVSTVGIRVDARIDSLGAGILGSAGPNTVHRNFPNAPVANTWYVQALANKLAEQDLDLTTSDISATFSANFTNWYFGLDANPPSGQFDFVTVVLHEIIHGLGFLSLVDVQTGEKFLGTNDVFMRWLELHGGSPANYPSMTDSQRQYANVASPNLHFVGVNLQEASGTLTAGRTDTHVQMYAPNPVQLGSSVSHFTNTVKPDQLMEPGIASGRAIHDLGLAQPLLQDLGWIFEAGVSFPTRNDVNGDEKADLLWRNTSTWAVAIWLMNGSRIASSGSLGVVSSKWQVAGTGDINEDGKADVIWRHSDTGAVAVWLMNGLNVMSVGFPGGASMDWQIASVGDVNGDGRADLVWRNTRSGEVTIWLMNGSLIGSSGHLGAVPLEWRISGTGDMNADGKVDLIWRNDLTGAVEVWLMQGLTVLSVGFAGEVSTDWQIAGVGDVNDDGMGDLVWRKTSNGEVAIWLMNGVTLRSPGFFGVVPQGWEIASTSDVNGDGSADIIWRNNQTGTVAVWVMNGLTVMSIGFPGSTSINWEIQH, from the coding sequence ATGAATTATCCTAACGTTGCCAGATTGGGAAGCCCCTCTCCTTCTCAGTTACCGATACCCTTCAGCCTCTGCGTATCTGTATCTCTGGTGGTCTTATTCTTTGGCTGCTTTAACCCCTTGCCCGAGACCTTCGGTGCCACCATTATAATTGTGAATAAAGATAGCCCAGGGGAAGGATTTAACGATCCTGCGCCTTTTTCACCAGTGGGTGGAAATACGGCCACCACCCTTGGGGAGGCACGGTTGAAAGCCTTTGAGCATGCGGCAAATATTTTAGCGCAGGTACTGGTGAGCACAGTGGGCATTCGAGTGGATGCTCGAATTGATTCCTTAGGAGCAGGAATACTGGGATCGGCCGGCCCTAATACCGTCCATCGAAATTTCCCCAATGCTCCTGTCGCGAATACCTGGTATGTCCAAGCTCTTGCCAATAAACTTGCAGAACAGGACCTGGATCTTACTACCAGTGATATAAGTGCCACCTTCAGTGCAAATTTTACGAATTGGTATTTTGGGCTGGATGCCAATCCCCCATCTGGACAATTTGATTTTGTTACGGTGGTACTTCATGAAATTATTCATGGCCTCGGTTTTTTGTCACTTGTTGATGTGCAAACCGGAGAGAAATTCCTAGGAACCAATGATGTTTTTATGCGTTGGTTGGAGCTTCATGGAGGCAGTCCGGCCAATTACCCCTCAATGACCGATAGCCAAAGGCAATATGCGAATGTGGCGAGTCCGAATCTTCATTTTGTTGGTGTCAATCTGCAAGAGGCATCCGGGACCCTGACGGCCGGACGAACAGATACCCATGTTCAGATGTACGCGCCAAACCCGGTTCAATTGGGTTCATCGGTGTCTCATTTCACAAACACGGTTAAGCCCGATCAGCTTATGGAGCCCGGAATAGCTTCCGGAAGGGCTATTCACGATCTCGGGTTAGCTCAGCCTCTGCTGCAAGATTTAGGTTGGATATTTGAGGCTGGCGTGAGTTTCCCAACTCGGAATGATGTCAACGGTGACGAGAAGGCAGACCTCCTCTGGCGCAACACGAGTACGTGGGCTGTTGCGATTTGGCTGATGAACGGTTCGAGGATTGCTTCATCCGGTTCATTGGGCGTGGTGTCGTCGAAATGGCAGGTTGCTGGTACCGGAGATATCAATGAGGACGGGAAAGCCGATGTCATCTGGCGTCACAGCGACACAGGAGCGGTAGCGGTGTGGCTGATGAATGGTCTCAATGTCATGTCGGTGGGTTTTCCTGGTGGTGCCTCTATGGATTGGCAAATCGCGAGTGTGGGTGATGTCAACGGTGACGGAAGGGCGGACCTCGTCTGGCGAAACACGAGGAGTGGGGAAGTGACGATTTGGCTAATGAACGGCTCCTTGATTGGTTCTTCAGGCCACTTGGGTGCCGTGCCGTTGGAGTGGCGAATATCCGGGACTGGAGATATGAATGCAGATGGAAAAGTCGATCTTATTTGGCGGAATGACCTGACTGGAGCAGTGGAAGTGTGGCTTATGCAAGGGCTCACGGTCCTGTCAGTGGGTTTCGCTGGAGAGGTCTCCACGGATTGGCAGATTGCAGGGGTGGGTGATGTGAATGATGACGGGATGGGGGACCTGGTTTGGCGTAAAACGAGTAACGGGGAGGTTGCAATTTGGTTGATGAATGGGGTGACTCTCCGCTCGCCCGGTTTCTTTGGCGTGGTGCCTCAGGGGTGGGAGATTGCGAGCACCAGTGATGTCAATGGGGATGGAAGCGCAGATATAATTTGGCGTAACAATCAGACGGGTACGGTGGCGGTATGGGTAATGAATGGGCTCACCGTTATGTCGATTGGGTTTCCGGGCAGCACCTCAATTAATTGGGAAATCCAACATTAG
- the gltX gene encoding glutamate--tRNA ligase: MSEVRVRFAPSPTGFLHIGGVRTALFNWLFARHEGGTFILRIEDTDRDRSTDDAIQVILDGLKWTGLNWDEGPFRQTDRLELYRDRAMDLLNRKLAYWCVCTPEELETRRKEAQAKGESIKYDGRCRNRGISDPAEPAALRFLTPQKGQTVVHDLIKGQIVFDNTVMDDLIILRSNGYPTYNFSVVVDDGLMNISHVIRGDDHVNNTPRQVPLFSALGFPVPQFAHLPMILGSDKTRLSKRHGATSVLAYKEMGYLPEALINYLVRLGWSHGDQEIFSIQEMVEFFDFKQVQASAAVFNPEKLRWVNAQYIRNNEPKQVAEALLPFLQSAGYDHAALSRIPGGAEALIPPLRERSETLVDIVQGAIPYLAEPMTMEEEAANKYLTQTVAPILKEFADQVEVAEEFSKETLEGILHGLIERQGLKMGKVAQPLRVALTGRTVSPGIYEVMALLGKERSLQRIRAGVERAVTPRNQPS; the protein is encoded by the coding sequence ATGAGTGAGGTTCGAGTTCGCTTTGCGCCAAGTCCGACTGGATTTCTCCATATTGGAGGGGTTCGGACAGCGTTGTTTAATTGGTTGTTTGCACGTCATGAGGGTGGAACCTTTATCCTCCGTATTGAGGACACCGATCGGGACCGGTCCACGGATGATGCTATTCAGGTCATTCTGGATGGCTTGAAATGGACCGGGTTGAATTGGGATGAGGGGCCTTTCCGCCAAACCGACCGTTTAGAACTGTATCGTGACCGGGCGATGGATCTTTTGAATCGAAAGCTGGCCTACTGGTGCGTTTGTACGCCTGAGGAATTAGAGACGAGACGAAAAGAAGCTCAGGCTAAGGGCGAATCCATCAAATATGATGGGCGGTGTCGGAATCGAGGTATTTCCGACCCTGCCGAACCGGCGGCTCTTCGCTTTCTAACCCCGCAGAAAGGGCAGACAGTTGTTCATGATCTCATTAAAGGCCAGATTGTGTTTGATAACACGGTCATGGACGACCTCATCATCCTAAGGTCCAATGGCTATCCCACCTATAATTTTTCGGTGGTGGTGGATGACGGACTTATGAACATTTCCCACGTCATTCGCGGGGATGATCATGTCAACAACACCCCGCGACAGGTCCCGCTCTTTTCCGCTCTGGGGTTTCCGGTGCCTCAGTTTGCTCACCTCCCTATGATTCTGGGGTCTGATAAAACGCGTCTGTCCAAACGTCATGGAGCCACATCGGTGTTGGCCTATAAAGAGATGGGGTATCTACCGGAAGCGCTCATCAATTATCTGGTCCGTCTGGGATGGTCCCATGGCGATCAGGAAATTTTTTCCATTCAGGAAATGGTCGAGTTTTTCGATTTTAAGCAGGTGCAGGCTTCGGCAGCCGTCTTTAATCCTGAAAAATTACGCTGGGTCAACGCGCAGTACATTAGAAACAACGAACCTAAGCAGGTGGCTGAGGCTCTTTTGCCTTTTTTACAAAGCGCAGGCTATGACCATGCCGCCTTGTCTAGAATTCCTGGAGGCGCTGAGGCCTTGATCCCACCCTTACGAGAGCGATCGGAAACGCTGGTGGATATTGTGCAAGGGGCTATACCTTATCTGGCAGAGCCTATGACGATGGAGGAAGAGGCTGCGAACAAATACCTCACCCAGACGGTCGCTCCGATTCTCAAGGAATTTGCCGATCAGGTGGAGGTCGCTGAGGAATTTTCCAAGGAGACTCTGGAAGGCATTCTACATGGCCTTATTGAGCGTCAGGGCCTCAAAATGGGCAAAGTGGCTCAACCGTTACGCGTGGCGTTGACCGGCCGGACAGTCAGCCCAGGCATTTATGAGGTGATGGCGCTACTAGGAAAAGAGCGGTCACTTCAACGTATTCGCGCCGGGGTCGAGCGAGCCGTCACTCCCAGAAACCAGCCTTCCTGA